One Solirubrobacterales bacterium genomic window carries:
- a CDS encoding methylated-DNA--[protein]-cysteine S-methyltransferase → MADFTHITFDTELGPVTVAATGSGILRSDLPGEDPDSVIEEVMARTGLNPTEGGDLVDRAADQIVAYLAGRLRQFELPLDWRLIGGFNREVLQAVADIPYGETLSYGEVAELAGAPRGARAAGTALARNPIALIIPCHRVIRADGTTGGYGGGAHGTALKQRLLDLEQTRHAI, encoded by the coding sequence GTGGCCGATTTCACCCACATCACCTTCGACACCGAGCTCGGTCCGGTCACCGTGGCGGCGACCGGATCCGGAATCCTGCGCTCGGATCTGCCCGGCGAGGATCCCGATTCGGTGATCGAGGAAGTCATGGCCCGGACCGGCCTGAACCCGACTGAAGGTGGCGATCTGGTCGACCGTGCCGCCGATCAGATCGTCGCCTACCTGGCCGGCCGGCTCAGGCAGTTCGAGCTGCCGCTGGACTGGCGGCTGATCGGTGGCTTCAACCGCGAGGTGCTCCAGGCCGTCGCCGATATCCCGTATGGAGAGACTCTCTCCTACGGCGAGGTCGCCGAACTGGCCGGTGCCCCTCGGGGGGCTCGGGCAGCCGGGACCGCCCTGGCCCGCAATCCGATCGCCCTGATCATCCCCTGCCACCGGGTGATCCGCGCCGACGGCACCACCGGTGGTTACGGAGGCGGCGCCCACGGAACCGCCCTCAAGCAGCGCCTCCTCGACCTGGAACAGACCCGGCACGCCATCTGA